ACAATTTAGATAAAGCACGTGCTTCGATTCGTAAGACAAGACAAGTAATTTTAATGGAAGGCTTTATTGATGTATTAGCAGCAAATCGTGCAGGTGTTTTTAATGCAGTTGCGACGATGGGTACGTCTCTTACATCCCAGCATATTACAAAGCTAAAGCGCTTAGTGCAGCAAGTTACAGTTTGCTATGATGGTGATAATGCTGGTTTTGAGGCGGCCAAACGTGCAGCGCAAATGCTTCACGAAGAGCAATTGAAAGTGGAAGTTTCGGTATTACCAGATAAACTTGATCCGGATGAATTTATCCGAGCAAATGGTGCTGAAGTTTTTAAAAATCAAATTATTGATAAGCCGCATGCCTATATTGCATTTATGATGATGCATGCAAAGCGTGGAAAAAACTTTCAATTTGAAAATGATACATTGCAATATATTCAGGAAGTATTAGAAACGTTAAAAGGTGATACTTCTCCAACAGAACGAGATTTATATATTCGTCAAATCGCAGCAGATACGAACATTTCACCTGAGGCTATTAATGCACAGCTTCGAAAATTAACAGCAGATACTGTGAAAGAACAAAAGCGAAGTCAAGTTGTGTTACAAACGCCACCAAGTGAACTCGCGATGCAAGAGCGTAAAAGAGATGCAACAGATCGCGCTGAAAGCTTGTTATTAGCGCATATGTTGCATGATGTAAATGTAGTCAATAAAGTGCTCAAAGGTGGAAACAATGAGCCCTTTATTCACGAAGAATATTTAGCAGTTTTTGTTCGTTTAATTGGTTTTTACGAAGAATATGAAATGGCAGATTTTCACCGCTTTGTCGAGGTGTTAAACGACGCTGAGTTGCGCAAAATTGTAATGGAAGCAGCTTATATTGATCGTGATCCTGAACACGGTGAAGCTGAAATCACGGATTGCCTAAAGCAAATCGAAAAGCGTCGCCTAGAATTACAAATTGAACAATTAAAACACAATCAAAAAGAAGCGGAAAAGATGCACGAACATAGACGGGCTCTTGAAATCGCCCAACAAATTATTGATCTTAGCAGAAAAATAAAAATGGGCATTTAACGCGATTTGTTTTTAGAAGGAGGAAGGTTTATGGCGGATAAGTCAAAACATTCAAAAGATACGATGGTAAACGGTGTTTCATTAGAACAAATTAAAAAACAACTATTAGCAAAAGCAAAATCAGTTGGCGAAATTTCGATGAAAGAAATTTCAGATACATTAGCATTTTTTGAATTAGAAAACGAAGAAATTTTCAACTTTGCAGATGAAATCGAAAAAAGTGATGTAACAGTTGAAGGTAAAGAAGAATTTGAAGAAGAAGCACTTTCAAAGCAAGAATCAAGCGAGGAAGTTTTTGATTTAAACGATTTAAGCGTTCCTCCTGGCGTTAAAATTAATGACCCAGTTCGTATGTATTTAAAAGAAATTGGTCGAGTAGATTTACTTTCTGCTGAAGAAGAAATTCGTTTAGCAGAACGTATTGAACAAGGTGACGAAGAAGCGCGTAAACGATTAGCTGAAGCGAATTTACGTCTTGTAGTTTCGATTGCTAAGCGTTATGTAGGGCGCGGAATGTTATTCTTAGACCTAATTCAAGAAGGAAATATGGGGCTTATTAAAGCAGTTGAAAAGTTTGACCACCGTAAAGGGTTCAAATTCTCAACTTATGCAACATGGTGGATTCGACAAGCGATTACTCGTGCGATTGCTGACCAAGCACGTACAATTCGTATCCCAGTACACATGGTAGAAACAATTAACAAGTTAATTCGTGTACAACGTCAACTTCTTCAAGACTTAGGTCGCGAACCATCTCCAGAGGAAATCGGAGAAGAAATGGATTTAACTCCTGAAAAAGTACGTGAAATTTTAAAAATTGCACAAGAACCAGTTTCGCTTGAAACACCAATCGGCGAAGAAGATGATTCACATTTAGGTGATTTCATCGAAGATTCAGAAGCCCAATCTCCAGCAGATCACGCGGCTTACGAATTATTAAAAGAGCAATTAGAAGACGTGCTAGACACATTAACAGACCGTGAAGAAAACGTATTACGATTACGTTTCGGTTTAGATGATGGCCGTACGCGTACATTAGAAGAGGTAGGGAAAGTATTTGGTGTTACACGTGAGCGTATCCGTCAAATTGAGGCTAAGGCATTACGCAAGCTACGCCACCCATCTCGTTCAAAACGCTTAAAAGATTTCTTAGAATAAAATTGGTTTAACTTTTTTGGCGGAATCTCCCTACTTCTATAAGTGGGGATGAATGGCAAGTATGTACTTAATTCAGTAGAGCTTCAAACCCATTAAGCTAAAGGAACAACGTCTAAGAGCGTCACGACCTGTGACAACGGCTTTGTACTAATATCGTGTTGGCACAATGCCACGGTAGACGCCTTGGTATAATTGATAAGAGATTGTTCGGAAAGGAATTTCTGAACAATCTTTTTTTGAGGCTAATTTGAATTTGTTAGTATAAAGGTAATGGTTTTTGAATCTATGATGCTACTTTTTACTGATGATTCGTTGACATTAATTACTTACAATAAAAGGGATAATAAAATACATATTACTAGATTTGGAGCGAAATTATGTCAAATCAAAAAAAGCAAATTATTATAAATGAAATTACATTTTGGAAACAAAATAAGCTATTACCTGGGCATTATTGCGATTTTTTAATGACGCTCTATTCAGAAGGCAATCATAGTGAAGAAATTGAAGGCAAAGCTAAAAATGCAGTAATAAGCATTGAGAAACGTAAAAAGCTTAGCATGGCAACATTTTTTCCAATAGTTGCGTCTGTAATCGTTTTGTTGCTTTTCACAATCCAATATGAATGGGTAGTGATTGGCGTTGCTGGTGTTTTTGCTTCCTGCTGCTTAGTTGGAGCGATGTATTTCGCCAAGAAAAATAAGATATTGGCGACGATGCTACAACTAGCGACTGCACTTGCCGCACTAGGTGTTACATTAAAAGTTTGTACCTCTTATTTTGATGGCAATAATGAAATGCTCTATATATTACTGCTTGTGAACTGTATATTTTGGTTATTAAGCGGAATTATTATGCGTATTATTTATTTTTCCATTTCAGGCGTGCTTGGCTTAATTATTATTATTGGCACGTGGATGTATTTTTAATAATGAACCAAGGCTCGTTTCATTTCCAAATAGGAATGAAACAAGCTTTTTTTCTGGAAATTTTAGGTTAACTGCGAATCTTTGAGTCTTAGAAAAAAAGTGACTCGAATGCTGAAATCGCCACTTCGTATGGCAACGCATTCTAACCAACATCGTGTTGGATTCCCCAAGCAAAGCAAAACGACCCTTATAAAAATAACCATAGGAAACAAAAAAACATTCAAAATAATAATGTCTGCGAAAATATGAATATAACGAATATTTCTCTAAAATGTATGTA
This portion of the Solibacillus daqui genome encodes:
- the rpoD gene encoding RNA polymerase sigma factor RpoD, whose product is MADKSKHSKDTMVNGVSLEQIKKQLLAKAKSVGEISMKEISDTLAFFELENEEIFNFADEIEKSDVTVEGKEEFEEEALSKQESSEEVFDLNDLSVPPGVKINDPVRMYLKEIGRVDLLSAEEEIRLAERIEQGDEEARKRLAEANLRLVVSIAKRYVGRGMLFLDLIQEGNMGLIKAVEKFDHRKGFKFSTYATWWIRQAITRAIADQARTIRIPVHMVETINKLIRVQRQLLQDLGREPSPEEIGEEMDLTPEKVREILKIAQEPVSLETPIGEEDDSHLGDFIEDSEAQSPADHAAYELLKEQLEDVLDTLTDREENVLRLRFGLDDGRTRTLEEVGKVFGVTRERIRQIEAKALRKLRHPSRSKRLKDFLE
- the dnaG gene encoding DNA primase codes for the protein MAGKIPEHVIEQIRSQSDIVDVISDYMQLTKRGRNYFGLCPFHGEQTPSFSVSQEKQIFHCFGCGAGGNAITFVMDIEHIPFPDALVKLSQRAGIPLEVELVGEQQAENNPFSKKEQQMREAHAFAVEFYHHILMNTEDGEQALNYLLERGFTRDQIETHQIGWAMPNWDTLSILLDRKGFDLEDMAESGLIIHKENDNSYFDRFRGRIMFPIRDENGKTIAFSGRILNTNGDDAKYLNSPETPIFHKSQVLYNLDKARASIRKTRQVILMEGFIDVLAANRAGVFNAVATMGTSLTSQHITKLKRLVQQVTVCYDGDNAGFEAAKRAAQMLHEEQLKVEVSVLPDKLDPDEFIRANGAEVFKNQIIDKPHAYIAFMMMHAKRGKNFQFENDTLQYIQEVLETLKGDTSPTERDLYIRQIAADTNISPEAINAQLRKLTADTVKEQKRSQVVLQTPPSELAMQERKRDATDRAESLLLAHMLHDVNVVNKVLKGGNNEPFIHEEYLAVFVRLIGFYEEYEMADFHRFVEVLNDAELRKIVMEAAYIDRDPEHGEAEITDCLKQIEKRRLELQIEQLKHNQKEAEKMHEHRRALEIAQQIIDLSRKIKMGI